One window of the Penaeus vannamei isolate JL-2024 chromosome 31, ASM4276789v1, whole genome shotgun sequence genome contains the following:
- the LOC113800656 gene encoding zwei Ig domain protein zig-8: MFIILYMMGIWAVSAGGGSEGVTTTRIPDGVTVLPNVSRVSLEEVSAKEGSGKREEPYFDASMSSLYTAYLGKTATLTCVVHAAKTDKSVSWIRGRDLRILTVGGYTYTTDLRFEALHQQASSEWTLRIKSVQLRDQGGYECQIATKPIRTFSVFLKVVEPTVEVIGAPDIYVNTESMINLTCVVHHAPYPPEAITWYHGNQTISYTSERGGVSVVEERGETTSSFLLLQNARSSDSGIFTCQPEGMESAQVALHVLDGERPAAMQTNSSSISTPRFSALLVVVVLASTVVL, translated from the exons GTATATGGGCAGTGTCTGCCGGTGGCGGATCCGAAGGAGTGACCACCACACGCATCCCAGACGGCGTCACAGTCCTTCCGAATGTCAGCCGCGTTAGCCTGGAAGAGGTGTCAGCCAAAGAGGgcagtgggaagagagaggagcccTACTTTGACGCGTCCATGTCGTCCCTGTACACAGCTTATCTGGGCAAGACCGCCACACTCACCTGCGTCGTCCATGCGGCCAAGACGGACAAGTCG GTGTCATGGATCCGAGGCCGCGACCTGCGCATCCTGACGGTGGGCGGCTACACGTACACGACGGACCTGCGCTTCGAGGCCCTCCACCAGCAGGCCAGCTCGGAGTGGACGCTGAGGATCAAGTCGGTGCAGCTGCGGGACCAGGGCGGCTACGAGTGCCAGATCGCCACCAAGCCCATCCGGACCTTCAGCGTCTTCCTCAAGGTCGTGG AGCCGACGGTGGAGGTGATCGGCGCGCCCGACATCTACGTGAACACGGAGAGCATGATCAACCTGACGTGCGTCGTGCAccacgccccctacccccccgagGCCATTACCTGGTACCACGGGAATCAG ACGATCAGCTACACGTCAGAGCGCGGCGGCGTGAGCGTTGTGGAGGAGCGAGGCGAAACCACTtccagcttcctcctccttcagaaTGCCCGCTCCTCGGACTCGGGCATCTTCACCTGCCAACCCGAGGGCATGGAGTCCGCTCAGGTGGCCCTTCATGTGCTGGACG GAGAGCGGCCGGCAGCGATGCAGACCAACTCGAGCAGCATCAGCACACCAAGATTCTCGGCGctgctcgtcgtcgtcgtcctcgcgAGCACTGTCGTTTTATGA